The sequence GTTAAAACTGACGTTCCAAAAATCTAACCGTTTTCTTAGTTTTATTCAAACAGATAAACAGTGAAACGGAATTGATTTATAAATGAAGGGTAGACCTCAAGTATGGAGAGACGTTCTTAGCTCAATAAAGGAGGAGTGACGGTTCTGGGTATTTCGAACGTACAGACTGAAAGCGTTCACAAATAAACGaactttttcataatttttctcaaaaaaaaaaaaggtaaccGATAGGTGACTAATTTTAGGGAATGTTTGGTTACTTATCAGCTCTTAAAACAAACCTCAACCAAACGATGTAACGTGAGATATACAACCAAAATGTGCAATTAAAGATTCAACAAAAGTTAATTTCCGACCGCtgcgacacggaaaaattggcgaaattgGACATTCAAGCTAAAACTGACCTTTTCATTCCGGAATATTAAACCTCGATAAAACGTTCAAAAACCCCAGAACCGTTACTCCTCCtttaaatcgaatttttgagtgaacAAATCACAATCcctttgatttctttttcaatttatatttgaaattttaaactttctttagacataaaatatttctttctACCTTACTAGTTAGCAAAGCTAgagaattttctatttttgtctGGACAATCAATTtgtgttttaatgttttttgtttgtaaatCACTAAAACATATGTAAAAGTAGTTGGTATCTTGACGCGCAATTAACAGTCCCACACAGGTCAACTCACAAGATTTTCATTATCTTGTTGAAATCCATCAACTATTTTCATAATCCTGCAATCGCTCTATTTTACATAGAAAAATAAGTAACTATTGTTCTGAAAGATCTAAGTGGCGTGGTCTGATATTATgcttcaaaactcaaaatgttgtagtcttcaaaaaaatgtttcatttttgctaATCTTCTATTATGAAACAAAGTTGGAATCGATACAATGGCGGGATTCACCCGTAAGacggcaaaaaataaaactgagaGATTGGGGGACGGGGGCGTGTTTGGTggtaaaaattgagctttaCAACTGAAATCATGATTATGATGTAAGTTGTACTGGAAGAACACcagaaaaaacacaaagttGTGGGAAGAGTTATGCCAAATTAATGTGAAATAATATTACTAGCAATTACTCAAGTTCAGAtgcttttcaaacttttgccaGCAGTGGAGGAGCGGATGGGTAGGCAATATTGTCAGTTTCGTTGCGCGGTCTTCTACCAGCTCGGCGAGCTCGGTATCCTTTGTACATGATGGCACAGCAACAGCATGGAGCAAAGAAGCAGAGCACGCCGCAGCAGGTTGTCAGAAAAACAACGAAGAGAAGAGTGAGAATCACCAtcctgaaaatatgttttattgaaaattaaattcagatatatcaaattttatttttttaaaattatttttgtatttgttgtaaaatttttgtgccCATACTATTAATTTACCAGATGTATGATTTGATCTCAAATGGAAGATGATCGTACACCCATACAATAATTGCCCATATATCAAGTGCCAAAATTGATTCCCATATTGCCGGATCCTCAGCTGACATGACAAGATCTAAAACGTTTGGTCTTAAGTTCAAGAAATgaacgaagaagaagaaaaaaagatgacGGCTCTCTGTCACTCTATGTTTTTCACGAGAAGAGCCATTTGTGGAAGCAGGGCGCCAGTTGAATCTATCGATTTGAAAAGCCGGCCAATGTGAACGCAATGAACTACTAGAGAACACGGAAATAGAGAAACAAGCTCCGCAACTCTCTTAAAGAGTAGTAAGAAAGAGTTTTATgcttaaaattggaaaagatgtTTAAATACATACTATTAAAGGTGGATTAAATTGggggaatgaaaaaaaaggaaattatgGGCGctaaaatgaccgaatatcataatataacttttcaagaaattttggagaattttttatttcgagtaaaaaaatggtgaaaacgCAGTTTTCATTAATCAAATAAACTTCTTTCAGTTTTATAGTTTAATAGTGgttaaagtatttttattgTAGGAGTTCAAACGTGTAACAGTGTTTTAGTACTCAAAAAGTGGTGCAACGTTTTTCCCACCACATTTTGACAGAATTGTTTGCAAActtgtattatattttttggtcatttagCTGTTTCCCACTGGATGTAGTTCATCTTTAAAGAAGTTATTCAAATGCAGAAGCTAAAAATTTCCTCAAACGCATCAGCAAACAAGTTGCAAAActtcatttaaagaatttttgcagaaaagaaTATCTACTACATCAGGCGGCTCcatttgaagtgaaaaaacTTCTGTCGAAAGTTACAATTCAtactgttcaaaatttgtttgaacaTACTTCTGTTGGCAAGCCTAGTTGAGCAAACACACTCAAACTAAGTAAAagactaatttcaaaataggatatttcgaaatttagaATCGCCAGGAAAATTCATGgcaacaattatttttcgttttactTCTCATACTTTATTCTAAGTGGGTAAAGAACTGAATTTCAAGGACAAAAAACAAAGACAGCAGTAAAAAGTAGAAGGCCAGTAAATTTTAGTAGTAATATTACCAAACTCAGTTCTCAATTTTCCTCTATGacaatgggcggagcttgtcAGCCAAAATAAATTCCAAGAACAAGGGTGAGTCATCATGGGGCTCCCTGAGCCCAAGCAGACTGCCAGAGTAGTGTAGGGGTATTGCGAAATGCGCACACTCACGCCATACTTGTTGTTTCCCGGAAACcaaaaatgaatggaaaacacatttttgaatgaaaacaaCCTTACGTCCAATCAACACCAGTGCACAGGTCTTGATTATCCGTTGACCACTCATAAATTTTTCGAGCCGTTCCCATACGTTGTAATAAACAGTCAATTCCAGatagaaatattttatcagttaCTTTGTCAAAAGTTGGGTCATCCATGACGAGACAGTAGCTATGACAGGAAGAAGAATGAAGTACAAGAAGCAACTCACAGTCTAGTTAGTCATCGCTATTTACATTTCTTTTCCTATATGTTTACGGAAAGAGGTGGGACAtttcataataattttgaTCCTTGTTTTTTGATTACTATTTCCCTCTTGAGGTCGAAGGCTGGAAGGCCGCAAGGATCTCGGGGTAACACGATACGAAACTTGTTGATTTTAGAATCCCACGACCCCTATAATCTGACGGACCTATCCTTTTGTTGAATGGTATTTCACTTTGTTTTATCCGTCGAACAAATGGAACATAGGCTTCTGCTAGATTTGCACTTCCGATCAACTCGTTAATTTGGATAATTATTGCTATTGCTTTTATaataagaaagaaaaacacttTACTTTACAAGTGCATTATTAAAATATGTTTGATTCGAAAAAAGCTTACTGTGGTAAACCAGGAGCACAAGCGGCCATATCAGGTTGGTCATTGCACAGATCCGTAATGTAACAACTCATGTAACATGCTTCCAGACAGTTTTCCAATGAGGTGTGACAAGTGACCCACATtcctaaaaaatggaaaaaaattaggaaaattggttcaaaagtaAAGTTTAGGAtcaattttagtaaaaaatgtatttagtaaaaaatgtattctgtGCCAAAGTATTTTTGAATGCTTGCTGAGAAAATTTGTTACAtgagtttatttttgaaatctgtcaAACTCCGATATACGACTCAACATTttggctttaaaaatttcgaacggTTTCTCTGGATGAGTATTTTTCCATGTGGAAGAGGGTATAAAAAGCTGTTTCATAAGAGTTGgtttaatttaaaagaacAGTTTTCCGTCAGTGGCAACATTATGATAGTTTATActccagaaaaaaagtttcaagtaGTTTCGCCTTCAAAAATGGGTTGATGATGTTAGGATCTCAAGGACATTTAAATTAAACcgtatttattttcttaaagAAATCTTCATTAAAATCTTTCCCACTAACCAGAAATTGATGACTTCCCCGTTTGCTCAGTTGTGGTCCACGGCAGTGGTGCAGGAGACGTGTTGGGCCATTCTCCGAGTACAATTGGGAAAAGGCCTAAAAACCTAACATTCTGTGAATGTCGTCAAGACATTTTCTTACCGAGCAAGGCCAAGGCCACGAAACTTGAACCCATGAGTCTACTTCAATACAAGTTCAACTGAGTATTTGTTGTCGAGCGGAGAGAGCCAACGAGCGGTGTGCTCTCTCGTTGTTTTATTGCGAAATCGCTTAGTCAGACACTGAAATTAGGAATTCAAAATAGAGATAGCGTCAGATTAAGCAGTCTATCAACAATAAGTCGACTTGGAtgtgtttaaaaagtttcgcAAAACTTAAAGCATATGTAGTTTTATAATAGATatgcgaaaattaaaattaatgttaTTGTTAAAgtggttctgaaaattgatgttcATTGAACTCCAATAAAACATTGCCAATAAACTTAAGTGAAATTGAAAGGAAAATCTTCgggaaaaatgaaaggaaatGCGCAAATCATAATGAAAGAGAgcggagacgcagacacacaGAGAAGATACTTTCACAACACGTGCCCGCTGTTATCGATTTTGCCTTGGACTAATAGTCTCtataaactaacaaaataatatcaaaaaggGTAAAAAAACGGACGCtgcagaatttgaaaagttctaaCCAAAACTAGCTGAATGCGAACGAATCGCTGCCTGTCGTAAACACGCAGAGAAAAAGTTCAGAgttcaaaaaacagaaacatcAAAGATTATGGACAAAAACAAccgaaacaaacaaaatataggaaattccTGATTTGTAACTATTTGTATTCATGTAAAAGGATTTTTCTTGTGCATTTATTTATGAATTGCGggatcaaaaatatttttcagttttatcaaATGTGACAACTTCATCTTATTGCAATTATCTTTTCACCAATACTTCAACTTTATTTCAGTTAGCTATTTAATTGACAAAATGAATAAGcacaaatattttgatatcaggagttttctaaaaaaagtatGCGTTCggggggaatcgaacccccgtCGAATGCTTGGAAGGCATCCATGCTGACCATTACACCACGAACGCGGTTGAGAGGCCACAATGTATTTCACAACAGAAGATAAGCAGCAAAGTATTCCTATAACCAGATTGAAGACATTAATTTGGTACATCCACAATGAAAGAAATTGCGCAGAAGACACAAGATAGAGATAACAACAGGATAAGGACCGAACTAACCAACACTTCTAATAAATTGCTTCGGCTATTCTAGATCAAACAGCGTTCGTGGTGTAATGGTCAGCATGGATGCCTTCCAAGCATTCGacgggggttcgattccccccGAACGCAGAATATTTTGTTAAGAAGCATTCAGTAAGTCATCCGGGAAATCTTGGCACTTAACTTTCTGGTAAAAGGGTTTTCttgtaaatgtttttgttaaaatcCTTATTGTTGCTAAAACAAAACAGTAAAGCAGTAACAATAGACAATTACCAGGTAATTGTGTAGTAAATATCTGTTCCCCAACACGAGAAGTATGTACTCCAAtatttcattcattcattcatGGAAGTCATATTTGTATTATTTCTAACTGTAAgtctcaaaaatataattcgaTTTCATATGCTGGTTCCGATTAACATAAGCACCTATTGTAAATTTAACGttaatttttcttagaaaataagtgtttttttacttcaaaaagaatttttaaaaaaccgttGTATTTTATAGGCACATTGGGAGATAATAGAGTAATACCGGTAATATGAGATGAAACACAGATTGAGTATAAAGTATTAGCCTAGAATTGAATGAAACGCCTATACCAAGATAAACATTAAAAAGAATCACCCGacaatgtaaaaattcaggaGCAAACATAAAGCGatatgaaaaaagaacaacacAGACTATTGAAACGTGataaattggttgaaaagacTTATTAGGCAAAAAgtaacaacaatttttatatccAAAGAACTAATTGACGTCCGCTTTGACAAATACTGAACGACACCCTCCAGCTGTCTTATGTGTCACCTTTTCGGTgaaattttcctgcaaaataTGGATTGATATGAATTCAATACAGAATCATGGCCTGACACTCACTCCATACTTAACGATTTTATAAATCCCCACAAATATCAGAGTGAAGAAGATAATTGCAATGACAACGATGTGCGTTTTGATGAATTccactgaaaacaaaattcaataagTTCATATGGTTAATATGGGAAATAAAATTGCTTACAAACTCCTCCAGTAGTCTGGAAAGTAATCAAAAAGTAGTTGCGGACATTATCGACAACTTCGTTTACAcactttctctgaaaatatcaattttaatacaaataaaacaCATCGTGCTTGAACTTACATCTCGGCAAGATCCTTTTGAGCAACGGACACCATCTCGAAGGTAAACATGACCAGGAACAGGAGCACACGTTCCGTTGTAGTCACGACAGCACAGACGGCAAGAAAGTTccactggaaatttaaattagaagtgaaatttttttggtgtgaaatttaaacttacaATCTTCGCAAATGCAGCTCTTCTTTCCAATActcattttttcacagaacGGTAAGCAAACACCATTTAGGCATTCACCACCTTCAAGACACTCTTGACCATCTCTGACTGGGGGAGCGGATGGGCATTCACCAGAGAAACCgctgaaattgataaaaaagaCTACACAATTTAAAAAGATTTACTCACTTGCATACAGCATCAGCTTTACATAAAAGGGAATCTCCTGGTAAACAGACATGGGTAGAGTTGTGGAACTGACAGGTTGGTGTGCAGCAAATATGGTTTAGGGGTGAACATTTTGCGCCAACAGCGAGCCGGCAGAATTTGTCGCAGCAATTGaactctggaaaaaataatatttaaaaaattagttaaagcAATTCTTACCGTTGTCAGTATCCACACCATTATCACATTCCTCGCCATCTTCAACAATTCCATTACCACAAAATGATGTCATTTCTTCTTGGAAGCAGCTTTCCCATTTTCCAATAAGCACGTCTCGAATGAGTTTCCGTGAGCAGGGAgagaaaagctgaaatttggtATACTGAAGTGAAAGAGTGCCAAGTTGGCATACCACATTGTTGGCATCGTATCCTTTCTGAGCATACTGACTCATCAGATACTTTCCACCGTTTTGATCATTTGGACTGCATTCTTCAACATCTGGATCGTCACTGTCGATTGTAGGATCATGAGTGGCGCCCCAAGCGTGGCCGTACTCTGCAATAGATGTATGAAGTTTTGATCAATTTAAATCTATTTCCATACCATGTGAGACTACAATGTCAATTTCCTTGGTAATCAGTGGATAAGTCGATTGCTCAGAATTCGCGAAGCTAGTGGAGAGAAGTACATTGATATAAGCAACTCTTCCATTAAACGTTTCTTGTTTGGAGCATATTCCACCAGCCGTTTCGTCCCACTTTTTGTAGCTCACATAGGCCAGACCAAGTGTGGCGACTTCTCGAAACGTTCGTGCTGTTACAAGATGTACCAAACAGAAATCCTTTGATCCCTCAGCAAAAGCAAACTCCTGAAATCAAGATACATCAATGCTatgtatttgaaaagttaaatcATACCCGGAGCAACCGTTCCACTTCCCATATTCTAGAATACGAGTTGTAATGAGAGTCAGAGGCGTTTGGGCGATCGAGAACTTTGATTTCCTTGATGGAGAATCCCATATTTTGaaaccttgaaaaaataagaactgATGTATTTATACATATTTCATGTCTTTATAGTTTTGTATTAATAAACCAAGAATTCATGAGACTGCCTACTTTCTGGCGCGAAAATGGCGGcagcagagagagagagcatgTGGCGAAGATATATTCAGGTCTCTTCGCAACGGGATATTCGCGCGCCAAAACGGTAGGCtttctcatgatctcatggttTCTTAGAAGATAATATTTAGTATGTATTACAAAgtaaatttgttaaattccCATACCTTCCTCTCCCAGATATATCGTCTTCCTTTCCAACATCCCAATTGATCGGCGTGTAGATTTCGTTAACACGGGCAATCATGTTCACAAGGAACTTTGTGACGATTCCTGTgttatttttgccaaaaattga comes from Caenorhabditis elegans chromosome X and encodes:
- the adm-4 gene encoding Disintegrin and metalloproteinase domain-containing protein 17 homolog (Confirmed by transcript evidence), which translates into the protein MKIQDRSLLIFLVLGILKSDAFNTRVKRHAPIRFQRSTRQSVVHFEFLDQEYVVDLEPNHSTFHENFKVFTQDGPQIVPRDEYIGTVREPRAGRAVLTQLEENVYIGSLYFVDDTLHLEPSYPHQLSDDLGPVVGYFESDLDLNLDLSAMPVRNQVSFRRANPFLKHRRAIAIPSDRRKDVLNVKRNRCTLKLVADYSFYSIFGKNNTGIVTKFLVNMIARVNEIYTPINWDVGKEDDISGRGRFQNMGFSIKEIKVLDRPNASDSHYNSYSRIWEVERLLREFAFAEGSKDFCLVHLVTARTFREVATLGLAYVSYKKWDETAGGICSKQETFNGRVAYINVLLSTSFANSEQSTYPLITKEIDIVVSHEYGHAWGATHDPTIDSDDPDVEECSPNDQNGGKYLMSQYAQKGYDANNVLFSPCSRKLIRDVLIGKWESCFQEEMTSFCGNGIVEDGEECDNGVDTDNEFNCCDKFCRLAVGAKCSPLNHICCTPTCQFHNSTHVCLPGDSLLCKADAVCNGFSGECPSAPPVRDGQECLEGGECLNGVCLPFCEKMSIGKKSCICEDLELSCRLCCRDYNGTCAPVPGHVYLRDGVRCSKGSCRDRKCVNEVVDNVRNYFLITFQTTGGVLEFIKTHIVVIAIIFFTLIFVGIYKIVKYGENFTEKVTHKTAGGCRSVFVKADVN
- the ZK154.6 gene encoding Transmembrane protein 210 (Confirmed by transcript evidence): MGSSFVALALLGLFPIVLGEWPNTSPAPLPWTTTEQTGKSSISGMWVTCHTSLENCLEACYMSCYITDLCNDQPDMAACAPGLPQMVILTLLFVVFLTTCCGVLCFFAPCCCCAIMYKGYRARRAGRRPRNETDNIAYPSAPPLLAKV
- the ZK154.6 gene encoding E5b protein (Confirmed by transcript evidence), producing MSGQRIIKTCALVLIGHLVMSAEDPAIWESILALDIWAIIVWVYDHLPFEIKSYIWMVILTLLFVVFLTTCCGVLCFFAPCCCCAIMYKGYRARRAGRRPRNETDNIAYPSAPPLLAKV